The Thermosynechococcus sp. genome has a segment encoding these proteins:
- a CDS encoding YbaB/EbfC family nucleoid-associated protein — MAQGQGFGFGLGKMKELAAAIQKAQQVQEGAKKLQEDLERMDIEGQAAGGAVKVIMSGTQEPRRVEISPDLLSEGAEVLSDLVTAAMRDAYQKSTATMRERMEELTGSLNVPGLG; from the coding sequence ATGGCACAGGGACAGGGTTTTGGCTTCGGCCTTGGCAAAATGAAGGAGCTGGCCGCCGCTATCCAAAAAGCGCAGCAAGTTCAAGAGGGCGCTAAGAAGCTGCAAGAAGACCTTGAAAGAATGGACATTGAGGGTCAAGCTGCCGGTGGTGCCGTCAAGGTCATTATGAGTGGTACCCAAGAGCCGCGGCGGGTAGAAATCAGCCCCGATCTGCTGAGTGAAGGGGCTGAAGTGCTTTCCGATTTGGTGACAGCTGCCATGCGCGATGCCTACCAAAAATCCACCGCCACTATGCGGGAACGGATGGAAGAATTAACCGGCAGTTTGAATGTTCCAGGTCTTGGTTGA
- a CDS encoding DUF4330 domain-containing protein: MKLKLIDRYGRLFGKVSLLDLGAGVVLLCVLAGLFLLPGRSGTSLAQMTAAQPIEVDVLVLGLSTPTPQDLIPKGSTANFIIRNQPYGQVTVKNVRVLPRTVTVSQPDGSVKALPDPRPEMAFSSNLLLTLEGRGQITNNGPVLGNTAIKVGTPVELEGKEYNFRASVTAVRPL, translated from the coding sequence ATGAAACTTAAACTTATTGATCGCTATGGCCGTCTTTTTGGCAAGGTAAGTCTTTTAGACCTTGGGGCAGGAGTCGTTCTTCTTTGTGTTTTGGCAGGATTATTCCTACTTCCGGGGCGATCGGGCACCTCCTTGGCACAAATGACTGCTGCACAACCCATTGAAGTAGATGTGCTTGTTCTGGGCCTGAGTACCCCCACTCCCCAAGACCTGATCCCCAAGGGCAGTACCGCCAACTTTATTATTCGTAACCAGCCCTACGGCCAAGTCACTGTGAAAAATGTCCGGGTTCTACCGCGCACGGTTACCGTTTCCCAGCCCGATGGGTCGGTTAAAGCCCTGCCAGATCCCCGCCCAGAGATGGCCTTTAGTAGCAACCTGCTGTTGACCCTCGAAGGCCGTGGCCAAATTACTAACAATGGCCCTGTACTGGGGAATACTGCCATTAAGGTAGGGACGCCCGTAGAACTAGAGGGCAAAGAATATAATTTCCGTGCCTCAGTAACTGCCGTTAGGCCGTTGTAG
- a CDS encoding RidA family protein: MTKVIIYTTDAPMPVGPYSQGVRQGDWVFLAGQIALDPKTGEIVGGEDIREQTRQVMENLSAVLKAAGSDWSQVVKTTVYLADLNDFGAMNEIYAQYMDAEAAPARACVEVSRLPKGVKVEIDCIAYCPTTA, translated from the coding sequence ATGACGAAAGTGATTATTTATACTACCGATGCGCCTATGCCCGTTGGTCCCTATAGTCAAGGCGTGCGGCAAGGGGACTGGGTCTTTCTTGCAGGGCAAATTGCCCTTGATCCAAAAACGGGTGAGATTGTTGGTGGCGAAGATATCAGGGAGCAAACCCGCCAAGTGATGGAGAACCTCAGTGCTGTCCTCAAGGCCGCTGGCAGCGATTGGTCACAGGTGGTGAAAACAACTGTATATCTCGCCGACCTCAATGACTTCGGAGCCATGAATGAAATCTATGCTCAGTACATGGATGCTGAAGCGGCGCCTGCCCGTGCCTGTGTGGAGGTATCGCGGCTGCCAAAGGGGGTCAAGGTTGAAATTGACTGCATTGCCTACTGTCCTACAACGGCCTAA
- the psaA gene encoding photosystem I core protein PsaA translates to MPTSFEKWAKPGHFDRTLARGPQTTTWIWNLHALAHDFDTHTSDLEDISRKIFSAHFGHLAVVFIWLSGMYFHGAKFSNYEAWLADPTGIKPSAQVVWPIVGQGILNGDVGGGFHGIQITSGLFQLWRASGITNEFQLYCTAIGGLVMAGLMLFAGWFHYHKRAPKLEWFQNVESMLNHHLAGLLGLGSLAWAGHQIHVSLPINKLLDAGVAAKDIPLPHEFILNPSLMAELYPKVDWGFFSGVIPFFTFNWAAYSDFLTFNGGLNPVTGGLWLSDTAHHHLAIAVLFIIAGHMYRTNWGIGHSLKEILEAHKGPFTGAGHKGLYEVLTTSWHAQLAINLAMMGSLSIIVAQHMYAMPPYPYLATDYPTQLSLFTHHMWIGGFLIVGGAAHGAIFMVRDYDPAMNQNNVLDRVLRHRDAIISHLNWVCIFLGFHSFGLYVHNDTMRAFGRPQDMFSDTGIQLQPVFAQWVQNLHTLAPGGTAPNAAATASVAFGGDLVAVGGKVAMMPIVLGTADFMVHHIHAFTIHVTVLILLKGLLFARSSRLIPDKANLGFRFPCDGPGRGGTCQVSGWDHVFLGLFWMYNCISVVIFHFSWKMQSDVWGTVAPDGTVSHITGGNFAQSAITINGWLRDFLWAQASQVIGSYGSALSAYGLLFLGAHFIWAFSLMFLFSGRGYWQELIESIVWAHNKLKVAPAIQPRALSIIQGRAVGVAHYLLGGIATTWAFFLARIISVG, encoded by the coding sequence GTGCCCACCTCCTTTGAAAAATGGGCAAAACCCGGGCATTTTGACCGCACCTTGGCCAGAGGACCCCAAACCACCACATGGATTTGGAACCTCCACGCTCTTGCCCACGATTTTGATACACACACGAGCGACCTTGAAGATATTTCCCGCAAAATCTTCAGTGCACACTTCGGCCATCTGGCTGTGGTGTTCATCTGGCTGAGTGGGATGTACTTCCACGGTGCAAAATTCTCAAACTATGAGGCTTGGCTGGCCGATCCCACCGGTATCAAGCCCAGTGCTCAAGTGGTCTGGCCCATTGTGGGTCAAGGCATTCTCAATGGTGATGTCGGCGGTGGTTTCCACGGCATCCAAATCACTTCGGGGCTATTCCAACTGTGGCGTGCCTCTGGGATCACCAATGAGTTCCAGCTTTACTGCACCGCAATCGGTGGCTTGGTCATGGCTGGCTTAATGCTCTTTGCAGGCTGGTTCCACTATCACAAGCGCGCTCCTAAGCTGGAGTGGTTCCAAAACGTGGAATCCATGCTCAACCACCACCTTGCCGGGTTACTGGGCTTGGGCTCTTTGGCTTGGGCAGGTCACCAGATCCACGTCTCACTACCCATCAACAAACTCTTGGATGCAGGGGTCGCTGCTAAGGATATTCCCTTGCCCCATGAGTTTATCCTCAACCCCAGCTTGATGGCCGAGCTGTATCCCAAAGTGGATTGGGGCTTCTTTAGTGGTGTTATTCCCTTTTTCACCTTTAATTGGGCTGCCTATTCGGATTTCCTTACCTTTAACGGTGGCTTGAACCCCGTTACCGGTGGCCTGTGGCTGTCGGATACGGCTCACCATCATCTGGCGATCGCCGTTCTCTTCATCATTGCCGGTCACATGTACCGCACAAACTGGGGAATCGGCCACAGCCTGAAGGAGATCCTCGAAGCCCACAAAGGCCCCTTCACAGGTGCTGGGCACAAAGGCCTATACGAAGTGCTGACCACCTCTTGGCATGCCCAACTGGCCATCAACCTTGCCATGATGGGCTCCCTGAGCATCATTGTGGCGCAGCACATGTATGCAATGCCCCCCTATCCCTACTTAGCCACCGACTATCCCACTCAACTGTCTCTGTTTACCCACCACATGTGGATTGGCGGCTTTCTGATTGTTGGGGGTGCTGCCCACGGGGCTATCTTTATGGTGCGTGACTACGATCCAGCCATGAATCAAAACAATGTTTTGGATCGAGTCCTGCGCCATCGCGATGCCATCATTTCCCACCTGAACTGGGTGTGCATCTTCTTGGGCTTCCACAGCTTCGGCCTGTATGTCCACAACGACACGATGCGCGCCTTTGGTCGTCCCCAGGACATGTTCTCCGATACGGGAATTCAATTGCAGCCAGTATTCGCCCAATGGGTGCAAAATTTACATACCCTAGCCCCCGGCGGTACGGCTCCCAATGCAGCAGCCACGGCTAGTGTCGCCTTTGGTGGTGATCTGGTTGCTGTCGGTGGCAAAGTGGCCATGATGCCCATTGTCTTGGGAACTGCCGACTTCATGGTGCATCATATTCACGCTTTCACCATTCATGTGACAGTGCTGATTCTGCTGAAGGGCCTACTCTTTGCCCGCAGCTCTCGCCTGATTCCCGATAAAGCCAACTTGGGCTTCCGCTTCCCCTGCGATGGTCCCGGTCGTGGCGGCACCTGCCAAGTTTCCGGTTGGGATCACGTCTTCTTGGGTCTGTTCTGGATGTACAACTGCATCTCCGTTGTGATTTTCCACTTTAGTTGGAAGATGCAGTCAGATGTCTGGGGTACTGTTGCCCCCGATGGTACGGTATCTCACATCACGGGCGGTAACTTTGCCCAAAGTGCCATCACCATCAATGGCTGGCTACGGGATTTCCTGTGGGCACAAGCTTCTCAGGTGATTGGCTCCTATGGTTCAGCCCTATCCGCCTATGGTTTGTTGTTCTTGGGTGCTCACTTCATTTGGGCCTTCAGTCTCATGTTCCTCTTCAGTGGCCGCGGCTACTGGCAAGAGCTGATTGAGTCCATTGTTTGGGCCCACAACAAACTGAAAGTTGCACCGGCCATTCAGCCCCGTGCCCTGAGCATCATTCAAGGCCGTGCCGTCGGTGTAGCCCATTACCTCCTAGGGGGGATTGCCACCACTT